One genomic region from Rosa rugosa chromosome 1, drRosRugo1.1, whole genome shotgun sequence encodes:
- the LOC133722429 gene encoding uncharacterized protein LOC133722429 has translation MFKLSPRRNPRSKGFKVKHALQICLLAGVCIWLVYQVKQSQVKKSQLAASIKDGDGIVNLGRKALNPLREETVVEDARHKEEEEEEENRNVEEPNKPVEIDNVGGGSGEDQINENDQPKVEETRDDHVDSVEGDKETEVTRETINEEGTVNEDEQIKDDVDGNTKNEDVKENETEESNERVTEEVKEKESEEVKETEVTKEKEGEEVKENEETKEEGTSEESQGEVNKEEGEEHNETDKEKEAEEKEGDKIEQVILADDRLQDGGEKHNEGAREEHYKADDASSAVAHETQNVSANDEQGGSENTNKSEQSVDKEKQEFQQENNANSTVVDKDQNKSVSNREAVESSEKNDTNNATVTEVVSEGNPSETENGSKSSSTLATESLEQQQVDTKKDESAQQTVVTEHTERSDVAANSGQQDSGTTASTTTEKGDTTNGESKKDDSAQQNVVTEQTERSDVAANSEQQDSGTTASTTTQKGDTTNGESTDNSTNSESVVTDNQIVNSNTSTEKESGSASSDMNIVQKTNSDTVEEGTQESILTQKTNDNVDNGAGQQVDSSNSAEQQEKDASSSTDNKSDAGQNENDSAVQNNPNDNANGNGNTDANHGESGDSSNSSVSQEKEASQNTDSNADSEQKENENVVQSNTDDNADAGQKESVNTSVFSDTNAETGDNQKENVAQSNANENVVQSNTNENVVQSNANENVGHSNANENVVQSNTKENEGAGGEESGNAQKENEASTSTNDNTEAQNVNVDSSNSLIPEEEKEARIDLDTLPESKVEVHNNDAAE, from the coding sequence ATGTTCAAGCTATCTCCTCGCAGGAACCCGAGATCTAAAGGTTTCAAGGTGAAGCATGCACTGCAAATATGTCTTTTGGCGGGTGTCTGCATCTGGCTAGTTTACCAAGTCAAGCAGTCTCAAGTCAAGAAATCACAGTTGGCTGCAAGCATAAAAGATGGCGATGGAATTGTAAATTTAGGAAGAAAGGCCCTCAACCCTCTTCGGGAGGAAACTGTTGTTGAAGATGCAAggcacaaggaggaggaggaagaagaagaaaacaggaATGTGGAAGAGCCAAACAAGCCTGTAGAGATCGATAATGTTGGAGGAGGCAGTGGAGAAGACCAGATAAATGAAAATGATCAGCCTAAAGTTGAAGAAACAAGGGATGATCATGTTGATTCAGTAGAAGGAGATAAAGAAACGGAAGTGACAAGAGAGACTATTAATGAGGAGGGCACTGTGAATGAAGATGAACAGATCAAGGATGATGTGGATGGAAACACGAAGAATGAAGATGTCAAAGAGAATGAGACTGAGGAGAGCAATGAAAGGGTAACTGAAGAGGTCAAAGAGAAAGAAAGTGAAGAGGTGAAGGAGACTGAAGTGACCAAAGAgaaagaaggtgaagaggtgaAGGAGAATGAAGAGACCAAGGAGGAAGGAACATCGGAGGAGAGTCAAGGGGAGGTCAATAAGGAGGAGGGGGAAGAGCACAATGAGACAGATAAAGAAAAGGAGGCAGAAGAGAAGGAAGGTGATAAGATTGAACAGGTGATTTTAGCTGATGACCGGCTTCAAGATGGAGGTGAAAAACATAATGAGGGGGCAAGAGAAGAGCATTACAAGGCTGATGATGCTTCCAGTGCTGTGGCTCATGAAACTCAAAATGTATCAGCCAATGATGAACAAGGTGGTTCAGAAAACACTAATAAATCAGAGCAGTCAGTTGACAAAGAAAAGCAGGAGTTTCAGCAGGAGAACAATGCAAATAGCACTGTAGTGGATAAAGACCAAAACAAGTCGGTCTCAAACAGGGAAGCAGTGGAAAGCAGTGAAAAGAATGATACTAATAATGCTACCGTAACCGAAGTGGTTTCTGAGGGTAATCCTTCTGAAACAGAGAATGGTTCTAAATCCAGTTCAACACTGGCCACAGAATCATTAGAGCAGCAGCAAGTGGACACCAAAAAAGATGAGTCTGCTCAGCAAACTGTTGTCACAGAACACACTGAGAGATCTGATGTAGCTGCTAACAGTGGGCAACAAGACTCTGGCACAACAGCTTCCACCACAACTGAGAAGGGAGATACAACTAATGGAGAATCCAAAAAAGATGACTCCGCTCAGCAAAATGTTGTCACAGAGCAAACCGAGAGATCTGATGTAGCTGCTAACAGTGAGCAACAAGACTCTGGCACAACAGCTTCCACCACAACTCAGAAGGGAGATACAACTAATGGAGAATCCACAGATAATTCTACTAATTCTGAATCAGTTGTGACAGATAATCAGATTGTCAACTCCAATACATCTACAGAAAAAGAGAGTGGTTCTGCATCTTCAGACATGAACATTGTTCAAAAGACAAATAGTGACACTGTGGAAGAAGGAACACAAGAAAGTATACTAACGCAGAAAACAAATGACAACGTAGATAATGGTGCAGGGCAACAAGTTGATTCTTCTAATTCTGCAGAACAGCAAGAGAAAGATGCATCCTCAAGCACAGATAACAAATCTGATGCAGGCCAGAATGAAAATGACAGTGCTGTTCAGAACAACCCAAACGACAATGCAAATGGCAACGGCAATACGGATGCAAACCATGGAGAATCAGGTGACTCTTCCAATTCTTCTGTATCACAAGAGAAAGAGGCATCTCAAAACACAGATAGTAATGCTGATTCAGAAcagaaagagaatgagaatgTTGTTCAAAGCAATACTGATGACAATGCAGATGCGGGCCAAAAGGAATCAGTTAATACTTCAGTATTCTCAGACACCAATGCTGAGACAGGGGATAATCAAAAGGAGAATGTCGCTCAGAGCAACGCAAATGAGAATGTGGTCCAGAGCAACACAAATGAGAATGTTGTTCAGAGCAACGCGAATGAGAATGTCGGTCACAGCAACGCAAATGAGAATGTCGTTCAGAGCAACACAAAAGAGAATGAAGGTGCAGGCGGAGAAGAATCTGGCAATGCTCAGAAGGAGAATGAAGCTTCAACAAGCACAAATGACAACACTGAGGCACAGAATGTCAATGTTGATTCTTCAAATTCTTTGATCCctgaagaagagaaagaggcTCGTATAGACCTGGACACTTTGCCAGAAAGCAAAGTTGAAGTCCATAACAATGATGCTGCAGAGTGA